One genomic window of Nostoc sp. TCL26-01 includes the following:
- a CDS encoding LysR family transcriptional regulator, with product MSDIHHINMAGLDLNLLVVFDALMTEQNVTRAALRLGLSQPATSNALARLRNLMEDELFVRKTTGLSPTPKAIALAQQLRPALQQIQSALLEQPDFDPATSDRVFVMGMSDYVEFILLPRLVQTVQVIAPNISLQIRAGDRQKLLSLLDKGEIDIVCGLFPEKSSSHKEQFLFHEVYSCVCRQAHPNIGSEFSLEEYLRESHLLVSIQEDRVGRIDTLLTQKNLQRHIAISIPHFLIAPFILAQSNLVATLPQRVAKTFSQSQSLKLLPVPLPLEGFSVFMRWHQSTDNLPADEWLRALMTQVSSVI from the coding sequence ATGAGTGATATTCACCACATCAATATGGCGGGACTAGATTTAAATTTGCTAGTAGTTTTTGATGCACTGATGACTGAGCAGAACGTCACTCGTGCTGCCCTCAGATTAGGGTTAAGCCAACCAGCAACCAGTAATGCTCTAGCTCGGTTACGCAATTTAATGGAGGATGAATTATTTGTCAGAAAAACCACAGGATTGTCCCCCACGCCCAAAGCCATAGCTCTGGCGCAACAATTACGTCCCGCCCTGCAACAAATTCAATCAGCCCTATTAGAACAACCAGACTTTGACCCAGCAACCAGCGATCGCGTCTTTGTGATGGGAATGTCAGACTATGTAGAATTTATATTGTTGCCCAGATTAGTACAAACTGTACAAGTAATAGCACCTAATATCAGCCTGCAAATCAGAGCAGGCGATCGTCAAAAATTGCTCTCATTATTAGACAAGGGAGAAATTGACATAGTATGTGGACTTTTTCCGGAAAAAAGTTCATCACACAAAGAACAGTTTTTGTTTCATGAGGTTTATAGTTGTGTCTGCCGTCAGGCTCATCCCAACATTGGCAGTGAATTTTCTCTAGAGGAATATCTCAGAGAGTCCCATTTGCTGGTTTCTATTCAAGAAGATCGAGTCGGACGTATTGATACGTTACTGACACAAAAAAATCTTCAACGACATATTGCTATTTCGATACCGCATTTTCTCATAGCACCATTTATTCTCGCTCAAAGTAATTTAGTAGCAACTCTACCTCAACGAGTTGCCAAGACATTTTCCCAGAGTCAATCGTTAAAACTGTTGCCAGTCCCGTTACCACTGGAAGGTTTTTCGGTGTTTATGCGTTGGCATCAAAGCACAGATAATCTACCTGCTGATGAGTGGCTGCGAGCATTAATGACACAAGTGAGCAGTGTAATTTAA
- a CDS encoding type 1 glutamine amidotransferase domain-containing protein encodes MSKQILMIVANPSISTTLGVPVGFWASELIHPYDVLTKAGLQVVIASPQGGKVEFDNFSDPRDASGYSQDDTLSLEYIQQLEFMKLLENTPALTNLNPDDFDAIVVCGGQSPMFTFRQNTALVGLFCKFYADAKPSAALCHGTCLLLEATLADGSPLIQGKTITGFANSEEDYADHVVGQKVMPFRIEDEAKKLGANFVSQEAFAPHAVRDGYLITGQQQNSGTATAKLVLEALGVTGIS; translated from the coding sequence ATGAGCAAGCAGATTTTAATGATTGTGGCTAACCCTTCTATATCGACTACTTTGGGTGTGCCTGTGGGGTTTTGGGCATCAGAATTGATACACCCTTACGATGTATTGACAAAAGCTGGCTTGCAAGTAGTCATTGCTAGTCCCCAAGGGGGCAAAGTTGAATTTGATAATTTCAGTGATCCTCGTGATGCTTCTGGTTATTCCCAAGATGACACGCTGTCACTGGAGTATATTCAGCAGCTCGAATTTATGAAATTGCTGGAAAACACACCGGCGCTCACTAATCTCAATCCAGATGATTTTGATGCAATTGTGGTGTGCGGTGGGCAATCCCCCATGTTTACTTTTCGTCAAAATACTGCTTTGGTGGGTCTGTTCTGCAAATTTTACGCAGATGCTAAACCAAGTGCGGCTTTATGTCACGGTACCTGTTTACTATTGGAAGCTACGCTGGCTGATGGCTCTCCTCTGATTCAAGGTAAAACAATCACGGGGTTTGCTAATAGTGAGGAAGATTATGCTGATCACGTTGTTGGTCAAAAGGTTATGCCATTCCGCATTGAAGATGAAGCCAAAAAATTAGGTGCTAACTTTGTCTCTCAAGAAGCTTTTGCACCTCATGCTGTCAGAGACGGATATCTGATCACTGGACAACAACAGAACTCTGGGACAGCGACAGCCAAACTGGTTTTAGAGGCGTTGGGTGTTACAGGAATCTCATGA